A region of Haliotis asinina isolate JCU_RB_2024 chromosome 9, JCU_Hal_asi_v2, whole genome shotgun sequence DNA encodes the following proteins:
- the LOC137296471 gene encoding beta-2 adrenergic receptor-like: protein MVAVGTLPDNGTMADDSSSIGVGVFGVILTIWIIVCNSALIISILMDDIRRRSIFCLHIVNLAVADLLVGVIVVPIMADYLLGGSWDLGEDVCQFWLISDVLLCTVSIIALVMISCDRFMYLTCPRMFLENSRYILCCLMIMLPWIIGMALVLPLWIMGKREIINPDNDCMLLLRQDYKISSLFVSFFVPAFLAIGVNIAILLMLFMLRHRLDDLPLKRKNENPKRQIFCVCIVSVVFTVMWAPFFVVSLLMAVAEYHPSRAIITLTIWMGYCNSGINPLLWLVFPPIRDGYQALLCCCRQKEEEEEDDSDEADEDEARRSMMDDNDEVFELKDTET from the coding sequence ATGGTTGCAGTGGGCACGTTGCCTGACAACGGCACAATGGCAGACGACTCAAGCAGCATAGGCGTGGGGGTGTTCGGTGTCATCCTCACCATATGGATCATCGTCTGTAACTCCGCCCTCATCATCAGCATCCTCATGGACGACATCAGACGTCGCAGCATCTTCTGCCTCCACATCGTAAACCTCGCAGTTGCTGACCTTCTTGTGGGTGTAATAGTGGTTCCCATCATGGCTGACTATCTACTGGGAGGCTCGTGGGACCTGGGTGAAGACGTGTGCCAGTTCTGGCTCATCTCCGACGTCCTGCTCTGCACTGTGTCTATAATCGCTCTGGTTATGATCAGCTGTGACCGCTTCATGTATCTCACATGTCCTCGCATGTTCCTGGAAAACAGCCGCTACATCCTGTGTTGTCTTATGATCATGTTGCCATGGATTATCGGCATGGCGCTCGTCCTGCCGCTATGGATCATGGGTAAAAGGGAAATAATCAACCCAGACAACGATTGCATGCTCCTTCTGAGACAAGATTATAAAATATCGTCGTTGTTTGTCAGTTTCTTTGTGCCAGCGTTCTTGGCAATCGGAGTCAACATTGCCATTCTCCTGATGCTGTTTATGTTAAGGCACAGACTGGATGATCTTCCTCTCAAGAGGAAGAACGAAAACCCAAAGAGACAGATCTTTTGCGTGTGCATCGTCAGCGTGGTGTTCACAGTAATGTGGGCGCCCTTCTTTGTGGTCTCTCTTCTAATGGCGGTAGCTGAATACCACCCATCTAGGGCCATCATCACACTCACTATCTGGATGGGGTACTGTAACTCGGGGATCAACCCCCTTCTGTGGCTGGTGTTTCCCCCAATACGGGATGGGTACCAGGCGTTGTTGTGCTGTTGCAGACagaaggaggaagaggaggaggatgaTTCAGACGAGGCTGATGAGGATGAGGCGAGAAGGTCAATGATGGATGATAACGATGAGGTGTTTGAACTTAAAGATACGGAAACATGA